From Podospora bellae-mahoneyi strain CBS 112042 chromosome 3, whole genome shotgun sequence, the proteins below share one genomic window:
- a CDS encoding hypothetical protein (EggNog:ENOG503NYE6; COG:S), which produces MDDHPFRSPSPKGKEVASTRRGFDQPEIDLLSDDEPDSDPCRCSPPRGKETASTRRGLEQPEVDFLSDDELFVSETPHDKGKQPMPAVPKRNLMAEDIISSSPALTQRAKSTLSKTADWDPISSSAPIPASDIGHPPEPSRPFRKTRSEVILLDDSDDAMDDVDSDKDDLPDIMDLASSKRKTTSGSTSKRQPTVTKSRNKRFTIGVLSANAVDLPDEERKTQQTKTPAEKAAEKATKAVALAAERERKRLEKEAAKEAKAFEKKKAAALAEVNILRTDKKVSTPEMIVGLPIGLNPTIKIQAEERLKDLSVQVQSSRSPVDNIVRWKRKVDAEYNPALSIWEPVPHRTDTEKYAMAIMPAARFVELCLSPSTPNLDSHLPSMKSSFSGFTLIYLIEGLNPFLRKNKSARNRQFVFAVRDGLDPPSSTQPNRPANNNQKVINEDLVEQSLLQLQLVHSALIHHTNAPIETSQRIAVFTQHISTAPYRRLRDQTNDTQAGFCMDSGQVRTGTETKDIYVRMLQEIGRVTKPIAVEIAQEYGSVSRLKRAMEEGPLIRETVRKGTNRMGGLVIGRLGRLLVGGCIRYCWGGMGGVVIFDGGTRRGCEGERV; this is translated from the coding sequence ATGGATGATCACCCTTTCCGAAGCCCGTCACCTAAGGGGAAAGAGGTTGCATCTACGCGAAGGGGATTCGACCAGCCAGAAATAGACCTTTTGTCTGACGATGAACCGGACAGTGACCCTTGCAGATGTTCGCCACCTAGGGGCAAGGAGACTGCATCAACGCGGAGAGGTCTTGAACAGCCAGAAGTGGACTTTCTGTCTGACGACGAGCTTTTTGTGAGCGAGACACCCCATGATAAGGGGAAACAGCCGATGCCAGCTGTACCGAAGCGGAATCTTATGGCGGAGGATATCATCTCAAGCTCGCCGGCGCTGACGCAGCGAGCAAAGAGCACACTCAGCAAGACTGCTGACTGGGATCCTATCTCGAGCTCGGCGCCCATTCCAGCCTCTGATATTGGCCACCCGCCGGAGCCATCTCGTCCCTTCCGCAAGACTAGGTCAGAGGTCATTTTGCTTGACGATTCTGACGACGCCATGGATGATGTGGACTCCGATAAAGACGATCTCCCTGATATTATGGACCTTGCCAGTTCCAAGCGAAAAACCACCTCTGGGTCAACCTCTAAGCGGCAGCCAACAGTTACCAAATCAAGGAACAAGAGGTTCACCATAGGTGTCTTATCAGCCAATGCTGTTGACCTCCCAGATGAGGAGAGAAAAACGCAACAAACGAAAACCCCCGCCGAAAAAGCAGCAGAGAAAGCAACCAAAGCcgtcgccctcgccgccgaaAGAGAGCGCAAGCGTCTCGAGAAAGAAGCCgccaaagaagccaaagcctttgagaagaaaaaggcagcCGCCCTCGCAGAAGTGAACATACTTCGCACCGACAAAAAGGTCTCAACCCCCGAAATGATTGTCGGCCTTCCCATCGGCCTCAACCCAACCATCAAAATCCAGGCCGAGGAACGTCTAAAAGACCTCTCCGTCCAAGTCCAATCCTCCCGCTCCCCGGTTGACAACATCGTCCGCTGGAAGCGAAAGGTAGATGCGGAATACAACCCTGCCCTTTCCATCTGGGAACCTGTTCCCCATCGAACCGACACTGAGAAGTACGCCATGGCTATCATGCCCGCCGCTCGGTTTGTGGAGTTATgcctctccccatccaccccaaaCCTGGACTCACATCTTCCCTCAATGAAGTCCAGTTTTTCCGGATTTACCTTGATCTACCTAATCGAAGGCCTAAACCCCTTCCTCCGCAAGAACAAGTCCGCTCGAAACAGGCAGTTTGTCTTCGCCGTCCGTGACGGACTCGATCCCCCTTCTAGCACCCAGCCCAACCGGccggccaacaacaaccaaaaagTAATCAACGAAGACCTCGTCGAGcaatccctcctccagctACAGCTTGTTCACTCAgctctcatccaccacaccaacgcCCCGATTGAAACCTCGCAGCGAATCGCCGTTTTTACTCAGCACATCTCCACTGCGCCGTACCGGCGGTTGAGGGATCAGACGAATGACACCCAGGCGGGGTTCTGCATGGACTCTGGGCAGGTCAGGACTGGGACCGAGACGAAGGATATTTATGTGAGGATGCTGCAGGAGATTGGGCGGGTCACGAAGCCGATCGCGGTGGAGATTGCGCAGGAGTATGGGAGCGTGAGTCGGTTGAagagggcgatggaggaggggccgtTGATACGGGAgacggtgaggaaggggacgaATAGGATGGGGGGTTTAGTGATCGGGCGGTTGGGCAGGCTATTAGTAGGCGGGTGCATAAGATATtgctggggagggatggggggagtaGTGATATTTGATGGGGGGACGCGGAGGGGATGTGAAGGCGAGCGTGTGTAG
- the SHE4 gene encoding SWI5-dependent HO expression protein 4 (BUSCO:EOG09261W1K; COG:D; COG:O; EggNog:ENOG503NXD0): MATVAEAAAAAPEPLGRLDQTLLIFAGLMEGGKEDEETVRELGELTRLLNDDVEVTKKGETSVTNVIDSDCVDTILCYLDMRQPDVVRAHAALCTSAYLKAAGEDGGKKLAEFFHDRVRRGTYDDYIVAFCVAATIFPIVPDLTSELFLSEGFLASLGPLMRRKWKSRKVETACLEMLNAACMNSACREAVRKYCTEWLEEIVEQDPDDAVKSMHTVDPDMHLQEGSISMRRHSLQVQNLAAVVLAKLRAVPSTAATAGPEARIQPATTSIEDLSKRFTRMLLDEDEIEHVQPSIEGLAYASLQPKVKESLSKDSKTLKRLVKVLDEAPPRSPMIYGALSIFANLTRYRPIETDEEKRIRQLKAYANAAGKLQQVDPLDEDEHVTERCKHVFEAGLTPVLIKQSKSGSAASLALIISIIHALSTPPPLRGQLAQQGAVRLLIAAWTALPETENGPKRAAAQALARILISTNPALVFGGTRPIPQSAAIRPLASILTPDPTADRRDLLPTFESLMALTNLASTDDDTRKSIIRTAWDDVEEQLFNPNSRVCTAAVELVCNLVQDPEQTLALFGDGSPKAKNRVKVIVALADAEDPKTRSAAGGALASLTGFDEVVRAVVGLERGLEVVLGLCRDEREDLRHRGAVVVRNMVFSEGEVGRLARGKLVEGGAVEALMECAKGSKRREVVEVVVQAAEGLMGEGGK; encoded by the exons ATGGCTACCGTAGCCGAAGCGGCCGCGGCGGCGCCCGAGCCTCTGGGAAGGCTGGATCAGACACTGCTCATCTTCGCAGGTCTTAtggaagggggaaaggaggacgaagagacTGTCAGAGAACTCGGCGAACTAACACGACTTCTTAACGATGACGTCGAGGTTACCAAGAAGGGCGAGACATCTGTCACGAATGTGATTGATAGCGACTGTGTCGATACCATACTATGTTACCTCGACATGAGACAGCCCGACGTCGTACGCGCCCACGCCGCACTATGTACCTCTGCCTACCTCAAAGCTgccggcgaggatggcggcaaGAAATTGGCCGAGTTTTTCCATGACCGAGTCCGACGGGGGACCTACGATGACTACATTGTTGCCTTCTGCGTCGCTGCCACTATCTTCCCTATTGTACCCGATCTCACATCCGAGCTGTTCCTGAGTGAAGGTTTTCTTGCCAGTCTAGGCCCGCTTATGAGGCGGAAATGGAAAAGCAGAAAGGTCGAGACGGCGTGCTTGGAGATGCTGAATGCCGCCTGCATGAACTCGGCTTGCCGAGAGGCTGTCCGAAAGTACTGCACAGAGTGGCTTGAGGAGATCGTCGAGCAGGATCCCGACGACGCCGTCAAGTCCATGCATACGGTCGACCCTGACATGCACCTCCAGGAGGGATCTATTTCTATGAGACGACACTCTCTGCAAGTCCAGAACCTTGCAGCAGTGGTACTGGCGAAACTGAGG GCAGTTCCATCTACCGCAGCCACCGCCGGCCCGGAAGCCAGGATACAACCGGCGACGACTAGCATCGAGGACTTATCTAAGCGGTTCACCAGGATGCTGCTAGACGAAGATGAAATCGAGCATGTCCAGCCGTCGATCGAGGGCTTAGCCTACGCGTCTCTCCAACCCAAGGTGAAGGAAAGTTTGTCCAAAGACTCCAAGACACTGAAACGTCTTGTCAAGGTTCTCGATGAAGCCCCTCCTAGGTCCCCGATGATTTACGGCGCGCTCAGCATTTTTGCCAATCTGACCAGATACCGACCCATCGAAACAGACGAAGAGAAAAGGATACGGCAGCTCAAGGCGTATGCCAACGCTGCTGGAAAACTACAGCAGGTTGACCCGCTAGACGAAGACGAGCACGTCACAGAAAGATGCAAACACGTTTTCGAGGCTGGGCTTACACCAGTCCTTATCAAGCAAAGCAAGAGTGGTTCTGCGGCCTCCTTGGCGTTAATCATATCCATCATCCACGCCCtttccacccctccccctctccgcGGTCAACTCGCACAGCAGGGGGCTGTCCGTCTCCTCATCGCCGCATGGACGGCCCTCCCAGAAACGGAAAACGGACCTAAACGTGCGGCTGCCCAGGCTCTAGCGAGGATTTTGATCTCTACCAACCCGGCGCTTGTGTTTGGGGGCACGAGACCGATCCCGCAGAGCGCGGCTATCAGACCGTTGGCGTCTATTCTCACCCCAGATCCCACCGCGGACAGGAGGGACCTCTTGCCTACGTTTGAGTCGCTTATGGcgctcaccaacctcgcctctACGGACGATGACACGAGAAAGTCTATTATTCGGACGGCGTGGGATGATGTAGAAGAACAACTGTTTAATCCCAACTCGAGGGTCTGCACGGCAGCGGTGGAGTTGGTGTGCAATTTGGTTCAGGACCCGGAGCAAACCCTTGCGttgtttggggatgggagtcCGAAGGCGAAGAATAGGGTCAAGGTTATTGTTGCTTTGGCTGATGCGGAGGACCCCAAGACGAGGAGCGCGGCGGGGGGCGCGCTGGCTAGTTTGACGGGGTTTgacgaggtggtgagggcggttgttgggctggagagggggttggaggttgtgTTGGGGCTTTGTAgggatgagagggaggatttgaggCATcggggggcggtggtggtgaggaataTGGTTTTttctgagggggaggtggggaggctggcgagggggaagttggtggaggggggggcggtggaggcgttgaTGGAGTGTGCTAAGGGGAgtaagaggagggaggtcgTGGAGGTCGTGGTGCAGGCTGctgaggggttgatgggggaggggggaaagtaA
- the TFB4 gene encoding RNA polymerase II transcription factor B subunit 4 (EggNog:ENOG503NV91; COG:K; COG:L; BUSCO:EOG0926369X), producing the protein MSAQDAVDASEHYEVSKLEDVPSLTTIIIDTNPRAWAALGDVLPLSKAIANIQIFINAHLALSNTNQIAILAAHTNRAVWLYPTPPKPPSEDVEMRDAGKTDTFLNTANKFPQYAQIEHALVTSLRELIGSTIPPDLNETTTQMSGALTLALAHMNKTALAYSASQALSNSTAGTTAPGTTASTGLVGFHGRILVISVSDSAASQYIPTMNAVFAASMSRIAIDTLALRGSATFLEQASFITQGTFIQAADPQGILQYLMFGFGVGSASSGLSAAQNDGSGPLMGKPKTGKQREGDELRKPVGECLFTPAADSVDFRAACFCHRNVVDTGFVCSICLSIFCEPPPGDECLTCGNKLAVGDYGMIKTPDGLNVEPANARLAPSPSAKRKRKLEANGE; encoded by the coding sequence ATGAGCGCCCAAGATGCGGTGGACGCCTCCGAGCACTACGAGGTCTCCAAGCTCGAAGATGTGCCCTCGttgaccaccatcatcattgatACAAACCCACGCGCTTGGGCAGCACTGGGGGACGTTCTTCCACTCTCAAAGGCCATTGCCAATATCCAGATATTCATCAACGCCCACCTAGCGTTAAGCAACACAAACCAGATCGCCATTTTAGCCGCACACACGAACCGAGCTGTATGGCTGTATCCAAcgcccccaaaaccaccatcagAGGATGTTGAGATGCGAGATGCCGGCAAGACGGATACCTTCTTAAACACAGCGAATAAATTCCCACAATACGCCCAAATCGAACACGCCCTCGTAACCTCCCTCCGTGAGCTCATCGGGAGCACGATACCACCGGACCTCAACGAGACCACAACTCAAATGTCAGGCGCCTTAACACTCGCCCTAGCCCATATGAACAAGACGGCGCTTGCCTATAGTGCGAGCCAGGCACTCTCCAACTCTACTGCAGGAACCACTGCCCCGGGCACAACCGCAAGCACCGGTTTGGTCGGTTTTCACGGCCGtatcctcgtcatctccgtCTCCgactccgccgcctcccaatACATCCCCACCATGAACGCCGTCTTCGCAGCCTCCATGTCCCGAATCGCCATCGATACCCTTGCCCTCCGAGGCAGTGCCACCTTCCTCGAGCAAGCCTCTTTCATAACCCAAGGCACATTTATTCAAGCCGCCGACCCTCAAGGCATCCTACAGTACCTCATGTTCGGTTTTGGAGTGGGTAGCGCATCTTCCGGGCTTTCAGCAGCACAGAATGACGGCTCAGGGCCACTGATGGGCAAACCAAAAACAGGCAAAcaaagagagggagatgagcTGAGGAAGCCGGTGGGAGAATGCCTGTTTACGCCGGCGGCGGACTCGGTAGATTTTAGGGCCGCGTGTTTCTGCCACAGGAACGTAGTGGACACGGGGTTTGTGTGCAGTATCTGCTTGAGCATCTTTTGTGAGCCACCGCCTGGGGACGAGTGTTTGACCTGTGGGAATAAattggcggtgggggattATGGGATGATCAAGACACCGGATGGGTTGAACGTGGAGCCGGCTAATGCGAGATTGGCGCCTTCTCCGAGTGCTAAGAGAaagaggaagttggaggcCAATGGGGAATAA
- a CDS encoding hypothetical protein (COG:S; BUSCO:EOG09264X31; EggNog:ENOG503P2GP) translates to MFALTLTAELSGVTNLRPTDTKEHPFWYTFKVQCTSCREVHPKPVGVSRFEENEMSGSRGEANFVWKCKNCKRESSASIQTAPTPYQQGEPPKSQKIITFDCRGLEFVEFIPEGEFEVDGLESNTKFTGVELNEGEWFEYDEKAGDEVSIKELKWDIVRA, encoded by the exons ATGTTCGCCCTCACACTCACAGCCGAGCTCTCCGG AGTAACAAACCTCCGCCCAACCGACACAAAAGAACACCCCTTCTGGTACACCTTCAAAGTCCAATGCACCTCCTGCAGAGAAGTCCACCCCAAACCCGTAGGCGTCAGCAGATTT GAAGAAAATGAAATGTCCGGCTCCCGCGGCGAAGCCAACTTTGTCTGGAAATGCAAGAACTGCAAGCGCGAatcctccgcctccatcCAAACCGCCCCAACCCCCTACCAACAAGGCGAGCCACCCAAGTCCCAAAAGATCATCACCTTCGACTGCCGCGGCCTCGAATTCGTAGAATTCATCCCCGAGGGCGAGTTCGAGGTCGACGGCCTAGAGTCTAACACTAAGTTCACCGGCGTGGAGCTCAACGAAGGGGAGTGGTTCGAGTATGACGAAAaggctggtgatgaggtcaGTATCAAGGAGTTGAAGTGGGATATTGTAAGGGCTTAG
- a CDS encoding hypothetical protein (EggNog:ENOG503P23U; COG:S), which produces MTSLWSMAARLQGCHCRACHRTTHTIARRSPPTRVTPLTTSAQAHGRRKVLASDVFTACYTAIMATAAVFDAGQKDRRRRELDEKIEETKQSLAALAEANGHSLEIDQATGAPEPSEDLIEEATQQLSSSSTAESTVEPTPQPPRQAGRRRRPIPRPRSEQEKLAPPPPTTLRYVLNHICKTRMVTPYEKSHKLSRPATGSATLSVLSNALAEEEAMMKPLTPEPVTEIARMKTVAMVNSLVDRLIKVAYWRTEKEAPGTHPALNSPDSAQTMVKMLRSDGNPRYKDTFLDAEDAARQRARLNEANMKVISEFNPWRRERFVAKICFNILTCEVPPSIQNYNTLIWGFTNLGEHDLAQAVVDSFLNVSRFRPTQATLLCLLYHYRASRDILGFHTILRRFFGHDSRGMRLRRRVAITHFKRDRHQGINRLWWAVEGDVARIRGYYVQRVPLSQPIMEAIIEGLLDFERTLDAVQLTQACLNESWAPNADLFRRLCEIIVTHGDWVSAKALIQGRLAKLNQTTFLLLGSGDGKRPGLLNFSAARQFRRVLAMTKTLWIHDQKTAWLQAGAERLRHLETALWLLGVQSNLHFERYTTRRLESILRSARPLTADRIDLVSSVIDNIAKRHRSEAEFLKHLEIRETVNAMHRECELTRQWREQIEHGICEWLARKFRFGALRRAESYLNPAIPFTKRFRQAIRFGTPGTPEYEVAGIFREAQELEQEMKITLARALPQRYIEELKPRLTESGDMHWKNLAYTFSRYLYDFQDGMAAEEERARQAFELGFGTQLSRQVSLLLGYTA; this is translated from the coding sequence ATGACAAGCCTTTGGTCAATGGCAGCCCGGCTGCAGGGCTGCCACTGTCGGGCGTGCCATCgaaccacacacaccataGCCCGACGGTCGCCGCCGACAAGGGTGACGCCATTGACGACCAGTGCCCAAGCCCACGGACGACGAAAGGTTCTGGCCAGCGATGTCTTTACCGCCTGCTACACGGCTATCATGGCCACGGCCGCCGTGTTTGATGCTGGGCAGAAGGATCGTCGGAGACGAGAGCTCGACGAGAAGATTGAAGAGACAAAGCAGAGTTTAGCTGCGCTTGCCGAGGCAAACGGGCACAGCTTGGAGATTGATCAAGCGACTGGGGCTCCAGAGCCATCTGAAGACCTCATTGAGGAAGCCACTCAACAACtctcgtcgtcctcgaccGCTGAGAGCACAGTCGAGCCAACgccccaaccaccacggcaAGCTGGGCGGAGACGACGACCAATACCTCGGCCCCGGTCCGAGCAGGAGAAGCtagctccaccaccaccaacaacgtTACGATACGTCTTGAATCATATATGCAAGACTAGGATGGTCACTCCGTATGAGAAATCACACAAGCTGTCAAGACCAGCTACAGGCTCTGCAACGTTGAGTGTCTTGAGTAACGCCttggctgaggaggaagccatgaTGAAGCCGTTGACCCCGGAGCCGGTGACCGAAATAGCCAGGATGAAAACAGTCGCCATGGTCAATAGTCTGGTCGACCGGCTCATCAAAGTGGCTTATTGGAGGACCGAGAAAGAGGCACCAGGAACGCATCCAGCGCTAAACAGCCCCGACTCTGCGCAGACTATGGTCAAGATGCTCCGGTCAGACGGGAACCCGCGCTACAAGGACACTTTCTTGGACGCAGAAGATGCCGCTAGACAGAGGGCTCGCTTGAACGAAGCCAATATGAAGGTTATCTCCGAGTTTAACCcatggaggagggaaagatTTGTGGCCAAGATTTGCTTCAATATTCTCACCTGCGAGGTGCCTCCTTCGATCCAAAACTACAACACTCTTATATGGGGGTTCACGAATCTTGGGGAGCACGACCTCGCCCAAGCCGTGGTGGATTCATTCCTCAATGTCAGTCGCTTCCGGCCAACGCAGGCGACACTGCTGTGTCTACTCTATCACTACCGGGCAAGCCGCGATATTCTGGGCTTCCATACCATTCTTCGGAGGTTTTTCGGTCACGATTCCCGGGGCATGAGATTACGTAGGAGGGTGGCTATCACCCACTTCAAACGAGATCGCCATCAAGGAATCAACCGCCTTTGGTGGGCTGTCGAGGGAGACGTAGCTAGGATACGGGGCTACTACGTCCAGCGCGTCCCGCTAAGCCAGCCGATCATGGAGGCTATCATTGAAGGCCTGCTGGATTTTGAACGCACCTTAGATGCTGTTCAGCTGACCCAGGCTTGTCTGAACGAGAGTTGGGCCCCCAATGCCGATCTTTTCAGGCGATTATGCGAAATCATCGTAACACATGGCGATTGGGTAAGCGCGAAGGCGCTCATCCAAGGTCGTCTCGCAAAACTCAACCAAACCACatttttgctgttgggctCAGGAGACGGGAAACGTCCAGGCTTGCTGAACTTTTCGGCTGCTAGACAGTTTAGGAGAGTCTTGGCCATGACGAAGACGTTGTGGATTCATGATCAAAAGACGGCCTGGCTCCAAGCTGGCGCAGAAAGGTTACGACACCTGGAGACAGCGCTCTGGCTCCTGGGGGTTCAGTCTAACCTTCATTTTGAGAGGTATACGACGCGGAGATTGGAGAGCATTCTTCGCTCGGCACGGCCCCTTACAGCTGATCGTATCGACCTTGTGAGCTCTGTCATCGATAACATTGCCAAGAGGCACAGGTCGGAGGCTGAATTTCTCAAACACCTAGAGATTCGGGAAACCGTCAATGCCATGCACCGCGAATGCGAACTCACCAGGCAATGGCGGGAGCAAATCGAGCATGGCATTTGCGAGTGGCTGGCCAGGAAATTCAGGTTTGGAGCTCTGAGGAGGGCAGAAAGCTACCTCAACCCAGCGATACCATTCACCAAACGATTCCGCCAGGCCATTCGGTTTGGGACGCCAGGGACGCCAGAGTATGAAGTTGCGGGGATTTTCAGGGAAGCGCAGGAGCTAGAGCAGGAGATGAAGATTACCCTTGCCAGGGCGCTGCCGCAGAGGTATATTGAGGAGCTGAAGCCGAGGTTGACCGAGTCCGGGGATATGCACTGGAAGAATCTGGCGTATACTTTCTCGAGGTATCTGTATGATTTCCAGGATGggatggcggcggaggaggagagggcgaggcaGGCGTTTGAGTTGGGCTTTGGGACGCAGCTGAGTAGGCAGGTctcgctgttgttggggtaTACCGCATGA
- a CDS encoding hypothetical protein (EggNog:ENOG503P7VR) produces the protein MKSAPLAVGLFAALTTAYSHPRYNMHWRRQNTTNLISSSSAAETAAATSLGTGVADLSSAIPLSTGVESAIDTAITSAPFVNGTATTTAAQAGITTLTVSTTEVLTITSCAAEVIDCPTKTEDLLELPTEALETVIVTNTVVLTEIVCPVTEVPAIESSVLEEASSGLITGSTLTPSDAPVITGTGIAITNTGTAPAETAAPAETAVETAPANTHVVETVVSTETESIVHTVTSERVVTVTLGGGGVAETPRVVTTKVKTKVMSTETKVNVVTVTVSHPAGETAAATTPAAGETPVEETSAAVPGSAETTPAADVDTTTTATLTSTGTRTVTVKKPNQQTTVTAVVTPGAGAGNGNGNAPEEACPVCEVCEGAVTVTETAATVTVTEAGVAAGAVTVTVTEAAAVSTVFVTVGGGKNKAVKTKKNKNKTTTTATTEVAATTTADELAAVTTPVEEIVEEGDEEEACPPDEIVTVTAEASATPFPTAANGTVVSGVASATGAAVPVKLF, from the coding sequence ATGAAGTCTGCTCCTCTTGCCGTCGGCCTTTTCGCCGCCCTTACCACCGCCTACTCTCACCCCAGATACAACATGCACTGGAGGCgacaaaacaccacaaaccTCATCTCCAGCAGCTCGGCTGCCGAGACGGCTGCCGCTACCTCTCTCGGAACCGGCGTTGCTGATCTCTCCTCCGCTATTCCTCTCTCCACTGGTGTTGAGTCTGCCATCGACACTGCCATCACCAGCGCTCCTTTCGTCAAtggcaccgccaccaccactgccgcCCAGGCTGGTATCACCACCTTGACCGTTTCCACCACTGAGGTgctcaccatcacctcttGCGCTGCCGAGGTCATCGACTGCCCTACCAAGACTGAGgatctccttgagctcccCACCGAGGCCCTGGAGAccgtcatcgtcaccaacaccGTCGTCCTCACCGAGATCGTCTGTCCCGTCACCGAGGTCCCTGCCATCGAGTCCAGCGTTCTTGAAGAGGCTTCTTCCGGTCTCATCACTGGTTCCACTCTCACCCCCTCTGACGCCCCTGTGATCACCGGAACTGGCattgccatcaccaacaccggtACCGCCCCCGCCGAGACTGCTGCTCCCGCTGAAACTGCTGTCGAGACAGCCCCTGCCAACACTCACGTTGTTGAGACTGTCGTTTCTACCGAGACCGAGAGCATTGTTCACACCGTCACCAGCGAGCGcgtcgtcaccgtcaccctcggtggcggcggtgttgcTGAGACCCCCCGTgtcgtcaccaccaaggtCAAGACCAAGGTTATGTCCACCGAGACCAAGGTCAACGTTGTGACCGTCACCGTCAGCCACCCCGCCGGCgagaccgccgccgccaccactCCGGCTGCTGGTGAGACCCCCGTCGAGGAGACCTCCGCTGCCGTCCCCGGCTCCGCTGAGACCACCCCTGCTGCCGAtgtcgacaccaccaccaccgccactctcacctccaccggcaccCGCACCGTCACTGTCAAGAAGCCCAACCAGCAGaccaccgtcaccgccgTCGTCACCCCCGGCGCTGGTGCCGGCAATGGTAACGGCAACGCGCCCGAGGAAGCCTGCCCCGTCTGCGAAGTCTGCGAGGGcgccgtcaccgtcactgagaccgccgccaccgtgACCGTCACCGAGGCCGGTGTTGCTGCCGGTGCCGTCACTGTCACCGTCACCGAGGCGGCCGCCGTCTCCACCGTCTTTGTCACCGTCGGCGGTGGCAAGAACAAGGCcgtcaagaccaagaagaacaagaacaagaccactactaccgccaccaccgaggtCGCCGCCACCACTACCGCTGACGAACTCGCTGCTGTGACCACCCCCGTTGAGGAGAtcgtcgaggagggtgatgaggaggaggcctgCCCCCCTGATGAGATTGTGACTGTCACCGCCGAGGCCAGCGCCACTCCTTTCCCTACTGCCGCCAACGGGACGGTCGTGAGCGGTGTCGCTTCCGCTACTGGGGCTGCGGTGCCGGTTAAGCTTTTTTAA